The Antarcticibacterium flavum genome contains the following window.
TCCATATCGGGGATCTTTTTTAAAAGGTTCAGGTTCCCCTGCAGGGTCACATTCCCTCCCCCCATGGAATTTGCCCTGGCGTACAGGTTGGAAGGAAGGGTTTTTTCCTCATTCACTACATTGCTCAAATTTGTGGCATCAAGATCTATATTCTCAAGGAACATATCAATTTGAGGATCTTTTGCCAGGCGCACAAAATTGGCAGTGCCGTTATGTACGTTAAAGTGGTTTATATCTATGGGAACAAGATCTGTAAGTGCCTTTGTCCAGTCATCAACATCTGCCTCACCTTCCACGGGTTCGGTTTCCTGGTCTTCAAAAATATAGTTGAACTTTGGCCCATGTAGGATCACCTCACTCACAATCTTACCTTTAAACAGGGATTTCCATTCTATTGAGATATCGTTCTTGGGGAAATCCAGCATAGGAGTATCTGTCCTGGCACTGCGTTTTCTTAGTTTAAGTCCTTTGATTACATATGCCCCACGATACAGCGCGACATCAATATCTTCAACGTGGCCCATATAACCTGGGATCTCATTGAGGGTTTTATTTACATAATTCTTAAGGAAATACGGTAGCATCAAACGGCCTATAATGACAAGTGCCAAAATTGTTAGGGGAATGATATACCGCTTTTTGCGTACCGCGTGCTTCTTTTTGGAATTAGCCATAGAAACCGTTTTTACAAATTTGGTTATTACGGCTGTTTCAGGCAGTTAAAAATTAGCCAAAAAAAAGCTGTCAATTACGACAGCCCTTTTTCATATAAAACAAAAAATTCCTAATAATAAGTATAGCGTCTTACCTTGGCGATGTATTTAGCCAGGCGTATAACTTGCTGGCTATACCCAAATTCATTGTCATACCATACATATAGGACGGTGTTCTTGCCATCTTCTGAAACTATCGTCGCCTTGCTGTCAAAAATAGATGGCTGGGCAGATCCTACTATATCTGTAGAAACCAGTTCATTGTCAAGGGAATATTTAATTTGCTCAACCAGGTCTCCTTCCAGGGCATACTTTTTCATGATCTCGTTCACCTCATCTATAGTGGTTTCTTTTTGAACTTCGAGATTCAGGATTGCAAGGGAACCATTAGGAACAGGAACGCGTATGGCATTGGAGGTAAGTTTTCCTTCAAAAACCGGTAATGCCTTGGCTACCGCCTTTCCTGCCCCGGTCTCTGTTATCACCATGTTTAGTCCTGCTGCGCGACCCCTCCTGTATTTACTGTGCATATTATCTACCAGGTTCTGGTCGTTTGTATAGGCGTGGATGGTTTCAAGATGCCCGTGTACAACTCCAAGTGTGTCCTCAATGGCTTTTAGTACAGGTACAATAGCATTGGTGGTGCAGGAAGCTGCTGAAAAAATGTCAGATTCATCGGGATTATATTCTTGATGGTTCACCCCATGAACTATATTTGGAACTCCTTTCCCCGGGGCAGTCAGCAGGACTTTAGATGCACCTTTACTTGATAGGTGCCTTGATAATTCTTCCTTATCGCGGAAGGCTCCTGTGTTATCGATTATAAGTGCATCTTCAATACCATATTGAGTATAATCTATATCTTCAGGATTGTTGGCTGAAATGATATGAACGGTAGTGCCGTTTATGATAAGGGCTGAATTTTTTTCATCAATAGTCACTGTACCTGAAAAATCCCCGTGAACCGAATCATTTTTTAAAAGAGAGGCTCTCTTCTCCAAAACAGTAGCGTCTACTTTTCCCCGGGTCACAATAGCCCGTAATCTTAACTGACTTCCTTTCCCGGTTCGGGTCATCAATTCCCTGGCAAGTAATCTTCCAATTCGTCCAAACCCGTAAAGCACCACATCTTTAGGAGTAACCTCCTTATAGTCTTTGGCATCCTTAAGTTTTCCGGTAATAAAGGATTTTGCATTATGATAGTCTACATCCTCAAGATGATATTCATATGTCAACTTTCCAATATCCAATTTTGCAGGAGGAAGGTCCAGGTCCTTTATGGCTTGTGCGATCTCAACAGAATCGAAAATTGAGATTGGTTTTTGCACAAATTCACCGGCATATTCGTGAAGATTCAAGATATCACTAACATTCCGGTTTATTAGCTGGTTTCGGAATAAAACCAATTCTATGGATTTATCATACCATAGGTCACTTATAATCTTAATAAATTCAACCGAGGCTCTTCTGCGGTCGGCCTGAAAAGAAAGTTCCTTTTCGTAAACTTCGTTAAATCCCATTTTTTATTGAGTTAAGTTGTGTGTTTTAAAAACGCTGCAAAAGTATAGATTTCAAACGTTTTCGTAAAAAGTTTTAGCAAAAAAATAACCCGCTGGTTTATATCCAGCGGGTCATTATGAATTTAGGACAAATTATTGCCATATATATGTTTGTTCCTTGCCTTCGCGGTTTACAAAAGTTACGCTTAATGGCTCCTGTGGATCTTTTGAGTTTAATATCTTTCTTACATCGGCAACGCTGGTAACATCCTCGTTGTCAATTTTCGTAATGATTATTCCAATAAGGGCCTGGGATCTCTTATCACCTTTTAATGCAGCGCTTATTTTTACACCATTAGAAACTTTTGATCTTTTTAGATCATCTTTGGAAGCATTGGTTACTTCAAGTCCAATTGGAGTAATGGCATATGTTTCATACTTCGTCAATTTCACATCGAGCTCTCTTTCCCGGCCATTTCTCAAAATATTGACTTTTACAATATCTCCGGGTCTCTTCGATCCTATATATCCGGTAAGGTCAGACATCTTGCGAACGGTCACATTATCAATTTGACGAATCACATCGCCATCCTTTATCCCTGCCATGGCAGCGCCACTTTCAGAATCTACATCGGCAACAATGACACCCTGTGCAACTTCCAGGTTATATTCCCTGGAAATGTTTTGGTTAAGGTCCCTTCCCCGAATTCCCAGAATACCTTTTTGTACATTCCCATATTCAAGGATGTCCTCCACGATCTTACGGGCGTTATTGGATGGTACTGCAAATCCATACCCAATATAACTACCGGTTTGAGAGGTGATGGCTGTATTGATGCCTATAAGCTCCCCATTGATATTCACAAGGGCACCTCCGCTGTTTCCCGGGTTAATGGCAGCATCTGTTTGAATGAAGGACTGCGGGGTCCCGTCATTGGTGTTAAGGTCACGTGCCCTTGCACTTACGATCCCGGCAGTTACTGTAGAGGTAAGGTTAAAAGGATTACCTACTGCCAGCACCCATTCTCCAAGCTTTATGTTGTTGGAATTTCCAAATGGTAGATAGTCCAGGTCCCGTGCGTCTATCTTTATCAAAGCAATATCTGCGCTGGGTTCTGTTCCTATAAGCTCTGCCTTATAGGTTTTGTTGTTATTAAGGGTAACTTGAATTTCGCTAGCGCCGGCTATCACGTGATTATTGGTCACAATATACCCATCTGGAGTAATAATGACCCCAGATCCTGCTCCCCTTAAGGCTTTGCCCCCCGCGCCGCCACGGGCCTGCAGTTCCCAAATTGTTCTTGGCTGGTCATAGATCGCTACATTCTTTACGTGCACAACCCCGTGAACAGTTTTTTCAGCAGCTTCAGTAAAATCTGCATTTGTGCCATAGACCGGGGGTTCAAAGGAAACCGGTAGGATACCAGGGGTGCCGGTTGTCATCATTTCGGTATTACCCATAGCAACAAAATCTTCCTCCAGGAACAATTTATAGGAGCCTAAAGTAAGGATGCCTCCCAACATAGAAACAAAAACAAGTGTGGTTAATTTTTTCATCTTTAAGTCCTTATTTTTTATTATAAAATTGAATTATTATACTTTTTTAGTCGTTCCCCTGCCTCTTTAGTCAACGTGGAATTCTTTTACTTTGTTGTACCTTTGCAGGGTTGAAATTGCAAATAATGACAATAAATTTTTACAAATTCCACGGGACGGGAAATGACTTTATTATGGTTGATAACCGTGATAATGCATTCTCCAAAAATGATACCATTCTCATTAACAGGTTATGCCACAGAAGATTTGGCATAGGAGCAGATGGTTTGATACTGCTGGAAAATCCTGAAAATGAAAAGGAAGATTTCAGGATGGTATATTTTAATGCAGATGGTAACCAGAGTAGCATGTGCGGCAATGGGGGCCGTTGCCTGGTGGCATTTGCAAAATACCTTGGAATTATTGAGGATAAGGCAGGTTTCACCGCAATAGATGGTTTTCATCTCGCCACAGTCGAAAATGACATTGTAAGCCTTAAGATGCAGGATGTGGAGGTGAAGGGCCTCAATGAGGACGCTCTATTCCTGGACACGGGCTCTCCCCACCATATTATTTTTACAGAAGAAGTAGGGGACATGAAGGTAAGGGAGCTTGGAGCCAAAATTAGATATTCAGCTGTATATGAAAAACAGGGTGGCACTAATGTTAATTTCGTGCAACAGGAGGAAAACAATACTTTTCTTGTGCGAACTTATGAGAGAGGTGTGGAGGATGAAACCTATTCCTGCGGGACGGGAGTCACTGCAGTAGCACTGGCGGCACATGCCACGGGGAAATCTTCTAATAATGAAATAGACCTTAAGACCCCGGGAGGGTTATTAAAGGTGAGTTTTGAAAAGCAGGGTGATCATTACAGGAATATATGGCTTCGAGGCCCTGCCCAATTTGTATTTAAAGGAGAGATAGATGCCAACACTAAAGGGTAATAATGTAATCCTACGGGCCCTGGAGCCAGAGGACCTGGACTTTGTCCTTGAAGTGGAGAATACAGAGGAGTTCTGGGAGATAAGCGCAACACGGGTGCCATATTCCAGGTATCTTATAAAAAAATATATCCAGAATTCTCACCGGGATATCTATGAGGTGAAGCAGTTGCGCCTT
Protein-coding sequences here:
- a CDS encoding DUF748 domain-containing protein, whose protein sequence is MANSKKKHAVRKKRYIIPLTILALVIIGRLMLPYFLKNYVNKTLNEIPGYMGHVEDIDVALYRGAYVIKGLKLRKRSARTDTPMLDFPKNDISIEWKSLFKGKIVSEVILHGPKFNYIFEDQETEPVEGEADVDDWTKALTDLVPIDINHFNVHNGTANFVRLAKDPQIDMFLENIDLDATNLSNVVNEEKTLPSNLYARANSMGGGNVTLQGNLNLLKKIPDMDIEFSLKKANVTALNDLSENYIGVDFESGTFELYSEFAIADGYLKGYLKPMFIDTKILGKEEDRSFLGKIWEGFVGAVKWLFENKGTGTLATRAPIEGDLNNVDTSTWATVLNIFKNAWIKAFTGDIDEDINYEDAAQEAQNE
- a CDS encoding trypsin-like peptidase domain-containing protein — translated: MKKLTTLVFVSMLGGILTLGSYKLFLEEDFVAMGNTEMMTTGTPGILPVSFEPPVYGTNADFTEAAEKTVHGVVHVKNVAIYDQPRTIWELQARGGAGGKALRGAGSGVIITPDGYIVTNNHVIAGASEIQVTLNNNKTYKAELIGTEPSADIALIKIDARDLDYLPFGNSNNIKLGEWVLAVGNPFNLTSTVTAGIVSARARDLNTNDGTPQSFIQTDAAINPGNSGGALVNINGELIGINTAITSQTGSYIGYGFAVPSNNARKIVEDILEYGNVQKGILGIRGRDLNQNISREYNLEVAQGVIVADVDSESGAAMAGIKDGDVIRQIDNVTVRKMSDLTGYIGSKRPGDIVKVNILRNGRERELDVKLTKYETYAITPIGLEVTNASKDDLKRSKVSNGVKISAALKGDKRSQALIGIIITKIDNEDVTSVADVRKILNSKDPQEPLSVTFVNREGKEQTYIWQ
- the dapF gene encoding diaminopimelate epimerase codes for the protein MTINFYKFHGTGNDFIMVDNRDNAFSKNDTILINRLCHRRFGIGADGLILLENPENEKEDFRMVYFNADGNQSSMCGNGGRCLVAFAKYLGIIEDKAGFTAIDGFHLATVENDIVSLKMQDVEVKGLNEDALFLDTGSPHHIIFTEEVGDMKVRELGAKIRYSAVYEKQGGTNVNFVQQEENNTFLVRTYERGVEDETYSCGTGVTAVALAAHATGKSSNNEIDLKTPGGLLKVSFEKQGDHYRNIWLRGPAQFVFKGEIDANTKG
- a CDS encoding glyceraldehyde-3-phosphate dehydrogenase — its product is MGFNEVYEKELSFQADRRRASVEFIKIISDLWYDKSIELVLFRNQLINRNVSDILNLHEYAGEFVQKPISIFDSVEIAQAIKDLDLPPAKLDIGKLTYEYHLEDVDYHNAKSFITGKLKDAKDYKEVTPKDVVLYGFGRIGRLLARELMTRTGKGSQLRLRAIVTRGKVDATVLEKRASLLKNDSVHGDFSGTVTIDEKNSALIINGTTVHIISANNPEDIDYTQYGIEDALIIDNTGAFRDKEELSRHLSSKGASKVLLTAPGKGVPNIVHGVNHQEYNPDESDIFSAASCTTNAIVPVLKAIEDTLGVVHGHLETIHAYTNDQNLVDNMHSKYRRGRAAGLNMVITETGAGKAVAKALPVFEGKLTSNAIRVPVPNGSLAILNLEVQKETTIDEVNEIMKKYALEGDLVEQIKYSLDNELVSTDIVGSAQPSIFDSKATIVSEDGKNTVLYVWYDNEFGYSQQVIRLAKYIAKVRRYTYY